The Methanobrevibacter sp. TMH8 DNA segment AAGAGGGATTTCATCAGATTGAATAGTTACAAAAAATGTAAATTCTTCGTTATCATCAGCATAATATCCAGAATCGCCCATAATTCCTGAAACAGCCATAGATATTAAATGAGCTTCAAGTAAATCAGCATCAAAAACACTTTCAGTGAATTGAGGAATATCATGTTCTTCACCAATTTTTTTAACTTCAGATGCTTCTTTAATAATATCTTGAGGCAATCCAATATCTTCATTATCCCAAGCCCAATGCCATTTGTTAGTTTCTTTAGACAAGATCCCTAGTATTTGAGCATTAAATTCTAATTCTCCAAATGAGATTGTTCCTTTTTCAATATTTAACTTACCAACATTATCTCCAATAAGATTTCCTAAACTTTCTTGTTTATCTAAAGCCAATGCACCATATTTTGTAAATATTGTTTGAAATGTATCTGAATCCTCTATCTTTATTGCTTTTTCTTTCATAAATTATTATAATATTAATTATAGTATATATAATTTGATACTTGTAATTTATTATGCTCAATATAATAATCTAAAATATAACTAATTTAAAAAATTACTTTCTAGAATCTTCTCTTGCAAAATAAATCATAGCTTTAGATAAAAATTCAGAAAGTCCTTCATTATAATTATTAAAAAACACTACAAAATCTTCATGTTCCTTGTATAAATTGGCTAACTCAATATAAGATTCTTTGGTTGTTGGATTTAATGTTCCTACCAATTTAAAATGTTTTGTAATCAGTTTTTGAACTTTTTTTGAATCATAACTATTATTATCCATTGAATCAGCTATTTCTTGAATCAAATTATTTAAATTAGTTTGATAATTCTCCCATTCTGCAGAACTCATTTTTTTAATACTTCTATTAGCTTTTTTAAATGATTTTCTACCATATCTATTGATTGTATCTTTTTTATACTTTTTTTGATTATTTTCATCCATTCCATCAAAAAGATCTTTATCTGAAACTATAGGATCATCTCCTAGCTTAACTCAATTATAATTACAATTAAAAAAATTATTATTATTATTATTATTATTATTATTATTGGTACTATTATTGACACTATTGCTATTATTTTTATTGTTATTACTATTAGTATTATTTTTATTATTAATATTTTTATTTAATATTTTAAAATAAATAATAAAAATTATGAATATCAAAATATATAATATTTTAAAATATACATTAATACTATAATTGTACACACAATATTTAGAATATTATAATCTATAAAATTATCTATATAAAGAATAATAATTAAATTTATTAGAAATAATAAACAGAATAATAATGAGAATAATACTAATTATAAAATTATTATAATTAATTATGAAAATTATTATCAATCAATAATAACATTGAAAATTATTATTAATCAATGCAAATATCAATACAATTAAAATATCAATATAATAAAATTAACTGATTGATAATAAATGTTAAAATAATTAGATGATTTTTAAAATAAGAAAGTGGTGGTATTATGAAGATTCTTGGTTTTTCAGGAAGCCCAAATAAAAATGGAAGTACAGCTACATTAATTAATAAAGTATTAAATAGAGCAGAAGAAAACAATCATGACACAACATTTTATTCTCTAAATGATTTAAATATAAATCCCTGTCAAGACTGTGGATACTGTAAAGAGAATGAAGGATGTGATTTAGACGATCATATGAATCAAATCAACACAGAAATTGAAAACTCAGATTTAATTGTTGTTGGATCTCCAATTTATTATGGTGAAGTTTCAGCTCAAACTAAATTATTTACTGACAGGTTTTTTAGTGTATTTAATAGTAAAACAAGAAGTTTTGATGGTAAAAAAGCTATATTGATTTATACACAAGGAAATCCAGATCCAAAAACTTATGAATCTTATAGTGAACATCAAAAAACATATCTGTATAACTTTATGGGCTTTGATGTAGTAAACACTTTATTAGCTGCAGGAGTTCATTCAAAAGAAGAATTACTTGAAAAAGAAGAGATAATTAAAGAAGCAGACAATATTGCTATGAGAATT contains these protein-coding regions:
- a CDS encoding DUF6882 domain-containing protein, which codes for MKEKAIKIEDSDTFQTIFTKYGALALDKQESLGNLIGDNVGKLNIEKGTISFGELEFNAQILGILSKETNKWHWAWDNEDIGLPQDIIKEASEVKKIGEEHDIPQFTESVFDADLLEAHLISMAVSGIMGDSGYYADDNEEFTFFVTIQSDEIPLDDSIERFINVYNKFQKEFDVKPRLAFEGYTKLRGYKFKEKEEFSVAKIGESRVIVGFTERGNVTHIQTMLE
- a CDS encoding TipAS antibiotic-recognition domain-containing protein produces the protein MDENNQKKYKKDTINRYGRKSFKKANRSIKKMSSAEWENYQTNLNNLIQEIADSMDNNSYDSKKVQKLITKHFKLVGTLNPTTKESYIELANLYKEHEDFVVFFNNYNEGLSEFLSKAMIYFAREDSRK
- a CDS encoding flavodoxin family protein yields the protein MKILGFSGSPNKNGSTATLINKVLNRAEENNHDTTFYSLNDLNINPCQDCGYCKENEGCDLDDHMNQINTEIENSDLIVVGSPIYYGEVSAQTKLFTDRFFSVFNSKTRSFDGKKAILIYTQGNPDPKTYESYSEHQKTYLYNFMGFDVVNTLLAAGVHSKEELLEKEEIIKEADNIAMRI